From the genome of Sphingomonas sp. HMP6, one region includes:
- a CDS encoding MarR family winged helix-turn-helix transcriptional regulator → MATAIASASPLFLRETEIRRGMELMYFAQSTLARSTEARLAEMGLGRAHHRAMYFIARHPDLTVSALLGLLGITKQSLGRVLNELVDRDLVETRIGERDRRQRLLRLSDAGVELEYELFETVRQHWAAAYARAGQTAVSGFWSVLEGMIGDADLARLSGLRD, encoded by the coding sequence ATGGCCACTGCAATCGCTTCCGCTTCACCGCTCTTCCTCCGCGAAACCGAGATCCGGCGCGGCATGGAATTGATGTATTTCGCGCAAAGCACCCTCGCGCGGTCGACCGAAGCACGTCTGGCGGAAATGGGCCTGGGCCGCGCGCATCACCGCGCGATGTATTTCATTGCCCGCCATCCCGATCTGACGGTCAGCGCGCTGCTCGGGCTGCTCGGCATCACCAAGCAATCGCTGGGCCGCGTGCTCAACGAGTTGGTCGATCGCGATCTGGTCGAGACGCGGATCGGCGAGCGCGACCGGCGGCAGCGCTTGCTGCGGCTGTCCGATGCGGGCGTAGAGCTGGAATATGAACTGTTCGAAACCGTGCGACAGCATTGGGCGGCGGCTTATGCGCGCGCCGGTCAAACTGCGGTGAGCGGCTTCTGGTCGGTGCTGGAGGGCATGATCGGCGACGCCGATCTCGCCCGGCTCTCGGGGCTTCGCGACTAG
- the proC gene encoding pyrroline-5-carboxylate reductase, translating to MIGCGNMGGAMLRQWIASGTLSGDAVDVVNRSDRALPIGVRQARDLPDGPLPDAVILAMKPQQLDEVADRFAERLADVSMLVSILAGVEEPALAHRFHAGAVIRAMPNLPVGIGKGVVALDSSSTDPAARDAIATLMVPLGLVEWVAPAQFDAVTALAGSGPAFLYRFIDALAAAGVAQGLPANQAQRLALATVEGAGLLAAAADVGPGELAERVASPGGSTRKGLDVLDAGDAFNTLLTETIAAATRRNAEMAAAARG from the coding sequence ATGATTGGCTGCGGCAACATGGGCGGCGCGATGCTGCGCCAGTGGATCGCGAGCGGGACGCTGTCGGGCGATGCGGTCGATGTCGTCAATCGCAGCGACCGTGCCTTGCCGATAGGAGTGCGTCAGGCGCGCGATCTGCCCGACGGGCCGCTCCCGGATGCCGTCATCCTGGCGATGAAGCCGCAGCAGTTGGACGAGGTCGCCGATCGCTTTGCCGAGCGCCTGGCCGATGTTTCGATGCTGGTGTCGATCCTCGCCGGTGTCGAGGAACCCGCGCTCGCGCATCGCTTTCACGCTGGTGCGGTAATCCGCGCAATGCCCAACCTGCCCGTCGGCATCGGCAAGGGCGTGGTCGCGCTGGATAGTTCGAGCACCGATCCCGCCGCCCGCGATGCCATCGCAACGCTGATGGTGCCGCTTGGCTTGGTCGAATGGGTTGCGCCCGCGCAGTTCGATGCGGTCACCGCGCTCGCCGGCAGCGGCCCTGCCTTTCTCTACCGTTTCATCGATGCGCTCGCCGCCGCTGGCGTCGCGCAAGGGTTACCCGCGAATCAGGCGCAGCGCCTCGCACTCGCCACGGTCGAGGGGGCAGGGTTGCTTGCAGCGGCGGCGGATGTCGGCCCGGGCGAACTGGCCGAGCGGGTGGCCAGCCCCGGCGGATCGACGCGTAAGGGCCTTGATGTGCTCGATGCCGGGGATGCGTTCAACACGCTGCTCACCGAAACCATCGCTGCCGCCACCCGGCGCAATGCCGAGATGGCAGCCGCCGCGCGCGGCTAG
- a CDS encoding YbjN domain-containing protein, giving the protein MLDEADYDRDDAAPIDMLESYFAAHGWEHERQDDEVIAKVKGSWTQYELRALWREEDSVIQFLAFPDIRVADDRRVAIYEAIGLINEQLWVGHFELWSSSGILLYRHAAMIEGPTDSGGGTMSLGAAELLVESAIDECERFYPVFQFVLWGGKTPKEALAAAMTETQGEA; this is encoded by the coding sequence ATGCTCGACGAAGCCGATTATGATCGCGACGACGCCGCACCCATCGACATGCTCGAGAGTTATTTCGCGGCACATGGCTGGGAGCATGAGCGTCAGGACGACGAGGTCATCGCCAAGGTCAAGGGTAGTTGGACGCAATATGAGCTCCGCGCGTTGTGGCGTGAGGAGGACAGCGTCATCCAGTTCCTCGCCTTTCCCGACATCCGCGTAGCCGACGACCGGCGCGTCGCGATCTACGAAGCGATCGGGCTGATCAACGAGCAATTGTGGGTCGGCCATTTCGAATTGTGGTCGTCGAGCGGGATCCTGCTCTACCGTCACGCCGCGATGATCGAGGGCCCCACCGATTCTGGCGGTGGCACGATGTCGCTCGGCGCTGCCGAATTGCTGGTCGAAAGCGCGATCGACGAGTGCGAGCGCTTTTACCCGGTCTTCCAGTTTGTGCTGTGGGGCGGAAAGACTCCCAAGGAAGCGCTCGCCGCCGCGATGACCGAGACGCAGGGCGAAGCGTGA
- a CDS encoding accessory factor UbiK family protein, with product MQADNKIFDDLVKFLNGAAGTLAGVGREAEAGTRARAKEWIGGLDFVSREEFDAVKAMAAAARDDADALRARLDALEAKAAKKPKAEG from the coding sequence ATGCAAGCCGACAACAAGATTTTCGACGATCTGGTGAAGTTCCTTAACGGTGCGGCGGGGACGCTCGCCGGGGTCGGACGTGAGGCCGAGGCAGGCACACGCGCGCGTGCCAAGGAATGGATCGGCGGGCTCGATTTCGTCAGCCGTGAAGAATTCGACGCGGTCAAGGCAATGGCGGCTGCTGCGCGCGATGACGCCGACGCTTTGCGCGCACGGCTCGATGCGTTGGAGGCGAAGGCCGCCAAGAAGCCGAAGGCCGAAGGCTGA
- a CDS encoding TspO/MBR family protein, with protein sequence MREVASKQQLQLSFLRWAMVTVPAVVLLGFGAARLAPSGAENLWYAAIIKPAVTPPDWAFPVAWTGIYILLGLSLAMIIHARGSRLRGLAITLFVVQLVVNLTWSPIFFGMHEVTLALGIVGAMFVLTGVMALVFARIRTVAALMLVPYLAWLLFAGYLNYQIMVLNPGAETLAPSSSSSQIIKL encoded by the coding sequence TTGAGAGAAGTAGCATCGAAGCAGCAATTGCAGCTGTCGTTCCTCCGCTGGGCCATGGTCACGGTGCCGGCCGTCGTGCTGCTCGGCTTCGGCGCGGCACGGCTTGCGCCGTCGGGCGCCGAAAACCTGTGGTACGCCGCGATCATAAAGCCTGCGGTCACGCCGCCCGACTGGGCGTTTCCGGTGGCGTGGACCGGGATCTACATCCTGCTCGGCCTGTCGCTGGCGATGATCATCCACGCGCGCGGATCGCGGCTGCGTGGCCTCGCGATCACGCTGTTCGTGGTGCAATTGGTGGTGAACCTCACGTGGTCGCCGATTTTCTTCGGCATGCATGAAGTGACCTTGGCGCTCGGCATCGTCGGCGCGATGTTCGTGCTGACGGGGGTGATGGCGCTGGTGTTTGCACGGATCCGGACTGTCGCGGCGCTGATGTTGGTACCGTATCTCGCCTGGTTGCTCTTTGCCGGCTATCTCAATTACCAGATCATGGTCCTGAACCCCGGCGCGGAAACCCTTGCGCCGTCCTCTTCCTCTTCCCAAATCATCAAGCTCTGA
- a CDS encoding TlyA family RNA methyltransferase — MAKIRVDQLLVDRGLVESRTRAQALIMAGLVFAGTRKIDKPGQAIADDVVLDVRGRDHPWVSRGGIKLAHGLDATGWDVTGLVAIDVGSSTGGFTDVLLQRGAGRVYAVDSGTNQLAWKLRQDDRVVVLEQTSARILTDAHILEPVDLIVCDASFIGLTKVLERPITFAKPAARLLALIKPQFEAGRSEVGKGGVVRDPAIHARVCEEVSAWIVAQGWRIDTLVESPITGPEGNIEFLIAATRDNVPLAA, encoded by the coding sequence ATGGCCAAGATTCGCGTTGACCAACTCCTCGTCGACCGCGGTCTCGTTGAAAGCCGCACGCGTGCGCAGGCGCTGATCATGGCCGGGCTGGTGTTCGCGGGCACGCGCAAGATCGATAAGCCGGGGCAAGCGATCGCCGACGATGTCGTGCTCGACGTGCGCGGGCGCGATCATCCATGGGTGTCGCGCGGCGGAATCAAGCTGGCGCACGGTCTCGACGCTACGGGCTGGGACGTGACTGGTCTGGTCGCGATCGATGTCGGCTCCTCGACCGGCGGGTTCACCGACGTGCTGCTTCAGCGCGGTGCGGGGCGTGTCTATGCGGTCGACAGCGGCACCAATCAGCTTGCGTGGAAACTGCGGCAGGATGACCGAGTCGTCGTGCTCGAACAAACCAGCGCACGTATCCTGACCGATGCGCATATCCTCGAGCCGGTTGACCTCATCGTGTGCGACGCGAGCTTCATCGGCCTCACCAAGGTGCTCGAACGCCCGATCACTTTCGCCAAGCCCGCCGCGCGCCTGCTTGCGCTGATCAAGCCGCAATTCGAGGCGGGCCGCAGCGAAGTCGGCAAGGGCGGCGTGGTGCGCGATCCCGCAATCCACGCGCGCGTCTGCGAAGAGGTCTCGGCCTGGATCGTGGCGCAGGGGTGGCGCATCGACACGCTGGTTGAAAGTCCGATCACCGGCCCCGAGGGGAATATCGAATTTCTCATCGCCGCAACGCGGGACAATGTCCCGCTGGCCGCTTGA
- a CDS encoding Crp/Fnr family transcriptional regulator produces MMYTSLFLKTHRTPVLEAAEVTALESAVGRTATFAARQIMVRQQVPLTQCTLLLEGFVERYRDTPEGRRQILAIHVPGDFVDLHSYPLKRLEHSVAALTDVKVAFFPHVAIRALTEQSATLTELLWRSTLIDAAINREWIVSVGARSAVVRLAHLFCEMYVRLERIGMAPDRTFALPLTQVDLSDATGLTAVHANRMLRQLREQGLVAFRHGEVEILDWDGLRAFADFDPAYLFFD; encoded by the coding sequence ATGATGTATACCAGCCTTTTCCTGAAGACCCACCGCACCCCCGTTTTGGAGGCGGCGGAAGTGACTGCGCTTGAATCTGCCGTTGGCCGCACCGCGACATTCGCCGCGCGGCAGATCATGGTCCGGCAGCAGGTTCCGTTGACGCAATGCACCTTGCTGCTCGAAGGCTTTGTCGAGCGCTATCGCGACACGCCCGAGGGGCGGCGGCAGATTCTGGCGATCCATGTTCCCGGCGATTTCGTCGATTTGCACTCCTATCCGCTCAAACGGCTCGAACATTCGGTCGCGGCGCTGACGGACGTGAAGGTGGCGTTCTTTCCGCACGTCGCGATCCGTGCGCTGACCGAGCAGTCGGCGACGCTCACCGAACTGCTATGGCGGTCGACGCTGATCGACGCCGCGATCAATCGTGAATGGATCGTCTCGGTCGGCGCGCGCAGCGCGGTGGTCCGGCTCGCGCATCTCTTTTGCGAAATGTATGTTCGGCTCGAGCGGATCGGCATGGCACCGGATCGCACCTTCGCGCTTCCGCTGACACAGGTCGATCTGTCGGATGCGACCGGCCTGACCGCGGTCCATGCCAACCGCATGCTGCGGCAGCTCCGCGAACAGGGCCTTGTCGCGTTTCGGCACGGCGAGGTCGAAATTCTCGATTGGGATGGTCTGCGTGCGTTTGCGGACTTCGACCCGGCCTATCTGTTCTTCGACTGA
- a CDS encoding ExbD/TolR family protein, which translates to MRARSFAPTYVRQPEPMMSLNMTPLIDVLLVLIVMMILTVPIMTHKVPIDLPQAGPTNPGPHTVHRLDLAADGRLAWDGVAIADGALPARLAALKNEVDADLHIAANADARYERFDQTLATIKLAGITRLGFVGNERFARFDAR; encoded by the coding sequence ATGCGTGCTCGGTCCTTCGCCCCCACTTATGTTCGTCAGCCTGAACCGATGATGTCGTTGAATATGACGCCGTTGATCGACGTGCTGCTCGTCTTGATCGTGATGATGATCCTGACCGTCCCGATCATGACGCATAAGGTGCCGATCGACCTGCCGCAGGCCGGACCGACCAATCCCGGCCCGCACACCGTCCACCGGCTCGACCTCGCGGCGGACGGGCGGCTGGCGTGGGATGGCGTGGCGATTGCCGACGGGGCGCTTCCCGCCCGGCTCGCGGCGCTGAAGAACGAAGTGGACGCCGACTTGCACATCGCCGCCAATGCCGACGCGCGTTATGAGCGCTTCGATCAGACGCTTGCGACGATCAAGCTGGCGGGCATCACGCGGCTCGGCTTTGTCGGCAACGAGCGCTTCGCGCGCTTCGACGCGCGCTGA
- a CDS encoding DNA primase — protein sequence MSIGGHQIPGVGTGDDGFDEEGYDESQRAEILEVTRDGPSDGTLLTDLAPDIASENDDDDDDDELDMEDDDLGEEDDDLDSEKDTDEDDQDEDDVQDELDDDSVEDDELNDRDDAALRP from the coding sequence ATGAGCATCGGTGGACATCAGATTCCGGGCGTCGGCACCGGCGATGACGGCTTTGACGAGGAAGGCTATGACGAGAGCCAGCGCGCTGAAATCCTCGAGGTTACGCGCGACGGGCCGAGCGACGGCACGCTGCTGACCGATCTCGCGCCCGACATCGCATCCGAGAATGACGACGACGATGATGATGATGAACTCGACATGGAAGACGACGATCTCGGCGAGGAGGATGATGACCTCGACAGCGAGAAGGACACCGACGAGGATGACCAGGACGAAGACGATGTTCAGGACGAGCTCGACGACGACAGTGTCGAGGATGACGAATTGAACGACCGCGACGACGCTGCACTCCGTCCCTAG
- a CDS encoding multidrug effflux MFS transporter — protein MQDSPPIRLVEFVPLIAALMSLGALGIDTMLPALPDIARRLGVDAIRQGPLILTVFVVGLGIGQLIHGPLTDRFGRRPVLICGLIGYIVGNLLAGLAGSFTLLLIARFASGLAIAASRVVTIALIRDCFSGRAMAQVTSLAFMVFMAVPIVAPSIGQGILLVGSWRLIFEVIAGGGVLCLIWFAARMPETLKPENRLPLSIRATWAGWRETAADRYSLGYTLAAMVCQGAIFGYLSSIQPIMAQVFRQPAWLGGVFAASAGTMAAANLLNSRIVMRVGMRRISQIALVVMIVSSSTGLIVGRLGAEPLIVFVVVQAITMACFGLATSNMSAMAMENMGGIAGTASSVQGFVGITFGAVIGWAIGRSFDGTTGPMHAGFLIAGLFGLLIAAIVERGRLFRPS, from the coding sequence ATGCAGGATTCGCCGCCGATCCGGTTGGTCGAATTCGTGCCGCTGATCGCCGCGTTAATGTCGCTCGGCGCGCTCGGCATCGATACGATGCTGCCGGCCTTGCCCGACATCGCGCGGCGGCTGGGCGTTGATGCGATTCGCCAGGGTCCATTGATTCTGACGGTATTTGTTGTCGGGCTTGGCATCGGGCAGTTGATCCACGGCCCGCTGACCGATCGTTTCGGGCGGCGTCCGGTCCTGATCTGCGGGTTGATCGGCTACATTGTCGGCAATCTGCTGGCCGGACTGGCGGGGAGCTTCACGCTGTTGCTGATCGCCCGCTTCGCGAGTGGTCTTGCGATTGCGGCGAGCCGCGTCGTGACGATCGCGCTGATCCGCGATTGTTTTTCGGGCCGCGCGATGGCGCAAGTCACCAGCCTTGCTTTCATGGTGTTCATGGCGGTGCCGATCGTCGCGCCGAGCATTGGGCAGGGCATCCTGTTGGTCGGATCATGGCGGCTGATCTTCGAAGTGATCGCGGGCGGCGGGGTTTTGTGCCTGATCTGGTTCGCGGCGCGCATGCCCGAAACGCTGAAACCCGAAAATCGCTTGCCGCTGTCGATCCGCGCGACGTGGGCAGGCTGGCGCGAGACGGCGGCGGATCGCTATTCGCTCGGCTACACCCTCGCCGCAATGGTGTGCCAGGGTGCGATCTTCGGCTATCTCTCCTCGATCCAGCCGATCATGGCGCAAGTGTTCCGCCAGCCGGCCTGGCTTGGCGGGGTGTTCGCGGCGTCGGCGGGCACGATGGCGGCGGCGAATTTGCTCAATTCGCGGATCGTGATGCGCGTCGGGATGCGGCGCATTTCGCAGATCGCGCTGGTGGTGATGATCGTGTCGTCGTCGACCGGGCTGATCGTCGGGCGGCTAGGCGCTGAACCGCTGATCGTGTTCGTGGTCGTCCAAGCGATCACCATGGCGTGTTTCGGCCTCGCCACCTCCAACATGTCAGCGATGGCGATGGAGAATATGGGCGGGATCGCCGGGACCGCGTCGAGCGTGCAGGGCTTTGTCGGCATCACCTTCGGCGCGGTGATCGGCTGGGCGATCGGGCGCAGTTTCGATGGGACCACCGGCCCGATGCACGCCGGTTTCCTCATCGCCGGCCTGTTCGGTCTTTTGATTGCGGCAATCGTCGAACGCGGACGGCTGTTTCGTCCAAGCTGA
- a CDS encoding DUF3597 domain-containing protein: MSVFGMIKDAIWGKQPAAAAAAPAPQAAAPATTAAAAAPVAAPVAPKAPTDVTAILTQKAAEKGQPLNWQTSIVDLMKVLDLDPSRENRTSLAKELGYDGDTDDSATMNVWLHKHVMANLAS; encoded by the coding sequence ATGAGCGTATTCGGCATGATCAAGGATGCGATCTGGGGTAAGCAACCCGCGGCCGCTGCCGCAGCACCGGCGCCCCAGGCAGCAGCGCCCGCAACTACAGCAGCCGCGGCCGCGCCTGTAGCCGCGCCGGTGGCGCCGAAAGCCCCGACCGACGTCACCGCGATCCTGACGCAAAAGGCCGCCGAAAAGGGCCAGCCGCTCAATTGGCAGACCTCGATCGTCGATCTGATGAAGGTGCTCGATCTCGACCCAAGCCGCGAGAACCGCACGTCGCTCGCCAAGGAACTCGGCTATGACGGCGATACCGACGACAGCGCGACGATGAACGTCTGGCTGCACAAGCACGTGATGGCGAACCTCGCCTCATAA
- a CDS encoding isopenicillin N synthase family dioxygenase yields MLDIATAPSQAAQVPPLSLNDEAADPAAFAAALGGSFERFGFAVISDHGVPADLIARAWAMTEAFFALPEDTKRAYFAPGGGGARGYTPFKTEIAKGATHVDLKEFWHVGRELAKGHRFEAQMSPNVWPDQPEGFQETFIELFAALDTAGDRLLSAIARHLGLAPDWFDHAVRDGNSVLRLLHYPPIPADAPGVRAGAHEDINLITLLLGAEEAGLELLDKNGEWLAIKPPEGAMVVNVGDMLQRLTNHVLPSTTHRVVNPPPERRGHSRYSMPFFLHPAPDFLIETLPSTITAERPNRYTTPITAHDYLHERLVEIGLVKA; encoded by the coding sequence ATGCTCGATATCGCCACCGCCCCTTCGCAGGCCGCGCAAGTGCCGCCGCTCTCGCTCAACGACGAAGCCGCCGATCCCGCCGCCTTTGCCGCCGCCCTCGGCGGATCGTTCGAACGCTTCGGTTTCGCGGTCATCTCGGATCATGGCGTCCCCGCCGATCTGATCGCGCGCGCCTGGGCGATGACCGAAGCTTTCTTCGCGCTGCCCGAGGACACCAAGCGCGCCTATTTCGCGCCCGGCGGTGGCGGCGCACGCGGTTACACCCCGTTCAAGACCGAAATCGCCAAGGGCGCGACGCATGTCGATCTGAAGGAATTCTGGCACGTCGGGCGTGAGCTCGCCAAGGGCCACCGCTTCGAAGCGCAGATGTCGCCGAATGTCTGGCCCGATCAGCCCGAGGGTTTCCAGGAGACCTTCATCGAGCTGTTCGCCGCGTTGGACACCGCGGGCGACCGCTTGCTGTCGGCGATCGCGCGGCACCTTGGGCTGGCACCCGACTGGTTCGATCATGCCGTGCGCGACGGCAATTCGGTGCTGCGGCTGCTGCATTACCCTCCGATTCCCGCCGATGCACCGGGCGTGCGCGCCGGGGCGCATGAGGACATCAACCTCATCACGCTGCTGCTCGGGGCCGAGGAAGCCGGGCTCGAACTGCTCGACAAGAATGGCGAATGGCTCGCGATCAAGCCGCCCGAGGGCGCGATGGTCGTCAATGTCGGCGACATGCTGCAGCGGCTGACCAACCACGTCCTGCCCTCGACCACGCACCGCGTCGTCAACCCGCCGCCCGAGCGCCGTGGCCATTCGCGTTACTCGATGCCGTTCTTCCTCCACCCCGCGCCCGATTTCCTGATCGAGACGCTGCCCTCGACCATCACAGCGGAGCGGCCCAACCGCTATACGACGCCGATCACGGCGCATGATTATCTGCACGAGCGATTGGTCGAGATCGGGCTGGTAAAGGCGTAA
- a CDS encoding homoserine dehydrogenase, which yields MTKPLRIALAGLGTVGGGVIRLLDTNGALIARRAGRPIEIVAVSARDRSKDRGVDMTRFAWIDDTTALANVDADVVVELVGGSDGPALALARATLAAGKSFVTANKAMLAHHGLELARAAEAASVALKFEAAVAGGVPVIKGLREGAAANEIERVYGILNGTCNFILSKMEAEGRDFADVLAEAQALGFAEADPTFDIDGIDAAHKLSLLASLAFGTQPAFADVAANGIRHVLAADIAEAASLGYRVRLLGLAESGPAGLFQRVHPHLVPVDHPLAHVTGATNAVVAEGNFVGRLLFQGPGAGDGPTASAVVADLIDIARGEFGPAFAMPADSLVEQAPADTGDRRGRAYVRFTVADRVGVLAEIAAAMRDAGVSIESLMQRGAHADGSVLVAIVTHEGPERSVAQALERLRGSQSLIGQPLWMHILG from the coding sequence ATGACCAAACCGCTACGCATCGCGCTCGCCGGGCTCGGCACCGTCGGCGGCGGCGTGATCCGCTTGCTCGACACCAATGGCGCATTGATCGCGCGGCGCGCGGGGCGGCCGATCGAGATCGTCGCGGTTTCGGCGCGCGACCGGTCGAAGGATCGCGGCGTCGATATGACGCGCTTCGCATGGATCGATGACACGACGGCGCTGGCCAACGTCGATGCCGATGTGGTGGTTGAGTTGGTCGGCGGGTCCGACGGCCCTGCCCTCGCGCTAGCCCGCGCGACGCTGGCGGCGGGGAAGAGCTTCGTCACCGCCAACAAGGCGATGCTGGCGCATCACGGGCTCGAGCTTGCGCGCGCCGCCGAAGCCGCGAGCGTCGCTCTGAAGTTCGAGGCGGCGGTCGCAGGCGGCGTGCCCGTCATCAAGGGCCTGCGCGAGGGGGCGGCGGCGAACGAGATCGAGCGCGTCTACGGCATCCTGAACGGGACGTGCAATTTCATCCTGTCGAAGATGGAGGCGGAAGGCCGCGACTTTGCCGACGTGCTGGCCGAGGCGCAGGCGCTGGGCTTTGCCGAGGCCGACCCGACCTTCGACATCGACGGGATCGATGCCGCGCATAAATTGTCGCTGCTGGCGAGCCTCGCCTTCGGGACGCAGCCCGCCTTTGCCGATGTCGCGGCGAACGGCATCCGTCACGTGCTTGCCGCCGACATCGCCGAGGCGGCGTCGCTGGGCTACCGCGTGCGGCTGCTGGGGCTCGCAGAATCGGGCCCGGCCGGGCTGTTCCAGCGCGTCCATCCGCACCTCGTCCCGGTCGATCACCCGCTCGCGCACGTCACCGGCGCCACCAATGCGGTGGTCGCGGAAGGCAATTTCGTCGGGCGTCTGTTATTCCAGGGGCCGGGTGCCGGCGACGGGCCGACCGCCTCCGCTGTCGTCGCCGATCTGATCGACATCGCACGCGGCGAATTTGGCCCCGCCTTCGCGATGCCTGCCGATTCGCTGGTCGAGCAAGCCCCCGCCGATACCGGCGACCGGCGCGGGCGCGCTTATGTGCGCTTCACCGTCGCCGACCGCGTCGGGGTGCTCGCGGAAATCGCCGCAGCGATGCGCGATGCCGGGGTCTCGATCGAAAGCCTGATGCAGCGCGGCGCGCACGCGGACGGATCGGTGCTGGTCGCGATCGTCACGCACGAAGGGCCGGAGCGCAGCGTCGCGCAGGCGCTCGAACGACTGCGCGGATCGCAGAGCCTGATTGGGCAGCCGCTTTGGATGCATATTCTGGGATAG
- a CDS encoding CoA-binding protein codes for MPLASDAEIKTLLEEVRTIALIGASDRPDRPSNRVMRSLQEHGYRVIPINPQITGEHLHGEFVFRDLSQIGGPIDLVDIFRNSAAAGDAVDEAIAAGAKAVWLQLGVVNEAAAARAEAAGLKVVMDRCPAIEIPRLGVAPIA; via the coding sequence ATGCCGCTCGCCAGCGATGCAGAGATCAAGACGCTGCTTGAGGAAGTGCGCACGATCGCGCTCATCGGCGCGTCGGATCGGCCCGACCGGCCTTCGAACCGCGTGATGCGCAGTCTGCAGGAGCATGGCTACCGCGTGATCCCGATCAACCCGCAAATCACCGGTGAGCATCTCCACGGCGAATTCGTCTTTCGCGACCTCAGCCAGATCGGTGGTCCGATCGATCTGGTCGACATTTTTCGCAATTCCGCTGCCGCTGGCGATGCGGTCGATGAGGCGATTGCGGCGGGCGCGAAGGCAGTGTGGCTGCAGCTCGGCGTCGTCAACGAAGCCGCCGCCGCGCGCGCCGAGGCGGCGGGTTTGAAGGTTGTGATGGACCGCTGCCCGGCGATCGAAATTCCCCGGCTGGGTGTTGCGCCGATCGCCTGA
- a CDS encoding Mrp/NBP35 family ATP-binding protein codes for MNMPISLESTLAGVAGTRATGRIEAGRASIVVDVSGLDETARDTLEAAVHAAVSALPDVATVRIALTSQRTARVVLAVASGKGGVGKSTVSANLAIALARGGRRVGLVDADIYGPSQPRLMGVSDAKPTAHNKVLNPVPTPYGVPLLSMGMLVAADQAIAWRGPMAAGALTQMMDANWGAADTLVLDLPPGTGDVQLTMVQKYRPTGAVIVSTPQDLALIDARRAIDLFVKAGIPIIGLIENMAGYACPSCGEISDPFGTGGAEAAAAELGLPFLGRIPLDIRVRIASDAGTPPAAGNGPEGAAFQGVADKVAAWIKGNA; via the coding sequence ATGAATATGCCGATTTCACTCGAATCCACCCTCGCTGGCGTCGCCGGGACCCGCGCGACCGGCCGAATCGAGGCGGGACGCGCGAGTATCGTCGTGGACGTCAGTGGCCTGGACGAGACCGCGCGTGATACGCTGGAGGCTGCGGTCCACGCGGCGGTGAGCGCGCTGCCAGACGTCGCTACGGTGCGCATCGCGCTGACCAGCCAGCGCACTGCCCGCGTCGTGCTGGCGGTGGCGAGCGGGAAGGGCGGGGTCGGGAAATCCACGGTGTCCGCCAATCTTGCGATCGCGCTGGCGCGCGGCGGGCGGCGCGTCGGGCTGGTCGACGCCGATATCTATGGCCCGTCGCAGCCGCGCCTGATGGGCGTGAGCGACGCCAAGCCGACTGCGCATAACAAGGTGCTCAACCCCGTACCGACCCCGTACGGCGTGCCGCTTCTGTCGATGGGAATGCTCGTCGCCGCCGATCAGGCGATCGCCTGGCGCGGACCAATGGCGGCGGGCGCGCTGACGCAAATGATGGATGCGAATTGGGGCGCGGCCGATACGCTGGTGCTCGATTTGCCGCCGGGGACCGGCGACGTGCAACTCACGATGGTGCAGAAATACCGCCCGACCGGCGCGGTGATCGTGTCCACCCCGCAGGATCTCGCGCTGATCGATGCACGCCGCGCGATCGATCTGTTCGTCAAGGCCGGCATCCCGATCATCGGCCTGATCGAGAATATGGCGGGCTATGCCTGTCCGTCGTGCGGCGAGATTTCCGATCCGTTCGGCACCGGTGGGGCCGAGGCGGCGGCGGCGGAACTTGGCCTGCCGTTTCTCGGGCGGATCCCGCTCGATATCCGCGTGCGCATTGCCTCGGACGCGGGCACGCCGCCCGCCGCCGGGAACGGGCCGGAGGGCGCGGCGTTTCAGGGCGTGGCGGACAAGGTTGCCGCGTGGATCAAAGGAAACGCCTGA